ACCCACGGATTTACTGGCGGAGCCGGCGGCACAGGATGTGGCAGCTGCTCCATGTCCCAAACGATGTTTTTTAGACAGGCGGTTCCACTTCTTCAGCTTGCCCTTGTCCTCGTAGACAATCTCGTGACAGGGGAGATCGAATCTACATATATAAGGGAATCGTTAGTAATGTGGTGAGCAGCCATATACCAAGGTGATCCATCTTACTCATCCGTATTGAGCTCCAATTCAAACGATAGGTGCATGCGCACCAAGGATTTGTATTTTTCGTAATTGCAGCGGCGCATGCGCGTGGCCAGATCGCGATCCCTGAAGTCATTTAGGTTCGCATGGTCCGTATCCATCGTTGCTTCCATGCAATCTGTGTGGTTTATCCGTCGGGACTATCGAGTAAACACTGTATATATCCAcgaacaacgacaacaacaacaataataacgaCTGCCAACGGATAAggaaaataacaacaacttGGAAGGACAATGACAAGTTCGTTTCGTTAACCCGAAGGCTACTTCTTTCACTTCTGTCCGTAATGGGTTCGTTTTGAGGAGTGTATTATTGTCGAAGGTTTGATGCGCGAGCATATAACTTCGCATTTATCACATTTATCGCAAATTTTAACagctaaaattgaaaattgaacgAGACGCTACCTAACCAGTGTGACCGCGGCTAGAGCGCCAAATTAAGACCTCTTTGGGAGAAAATCGTACGCGCTGATCTGGTAGCACAATTACGTActacgtttttatctttttttgaCAAAATTGTTCCATTCTTTATATATCTATTTCTAAATTCAACAGTGGTAAGAAAGAAGTTGTCCTCCGAGAACACCTGTTCTGATGATTCTACATTCAAAGAAGGAAAATACATCAGAGCGTTGCCAGAGTCCAGCTGTCTCTCCTAGTTATTGCCACCCTTGCCAGACTTTCAAAAGGGGGACGAAAAAATGGTACTCAACACTGCATTTTTGCAAGTTTTGTTGTTTGATCGCGCTTTTTACAATTAATTTAACAAGCTGTATTAAAATGGTTCTTATTATGCGTGTTTCCCCGCCGGAACATGGTCTGTTGTATACGGCAAACAATATCAAGCTGAAACTAGGCGACAAAGTGGTGGGCGAAGGCACAGTTTACATTGCCCAAAAGTGAGCGCTTTAGAGCTTTGCCGGTGTCTGGTATTGCTCTCTATTtattaaaatcttttaaagTAACTGTTATTTCTTGTTCCTAGCACGCTATCCTGGCAGCCAACTGAATTGGCGGAGGGTATATCCATTGAGTGGAAGCAGGTTAGCCTGCACGGTATCTCTTCGAATCCGAGAAAGTGCATCTACTTCATGCTGGACCACAAAGTCGAGTGGAACGGCGTCTACGGAGATCCTCCCCAGCAGGCAGTCAATGGTCGGAATGGCGGTGGTTCGGAAGCGGAAGTGGACGAGGGAAATGGCAGCGATGAGCACGATGAGGACGACAATTTCGAGGATGCCGTAGACGAGCAATTTGGAGAGGTCACAGAGTGCTGGCTTATGCCGGAGGACATTCACACCGTAGACACTATGTACAGTGCCATGACGACTTGCCAGGCCCTACATCCTGATTCGGCAAACAGTGATTCGGAAGACAGCGATCCTATGCAGGATGCCGGTGGCTTAGAGGATGAGGCTATGGAGGAGGATGATGCATTGACGCTTGGGCGCAACGGCGTGCAGAATCTCAGTTTGGACGACGACGAAGAGCGATTCGAGGACGCTGATGAGTGAAGCATAACCTATTTAAACATCAATACCACGTTTTATACCAGATAAAATGTacgatatatatgtattggATTAGATTTTGGAGTAATAAATAGAACGCGGTAAGCGCGATTAAAACAAAACTACGTGCTTTCCTTGACGTTTTCCTTATTACGAGCGATTTCTTTCTCTAAATCCTCTTCGCTAATGGGCTGCGagagctaaataaataaaatgtggtATTTATTAGGTGTACTTCGAGAATATATAGTGGTATATACATACAGCTTGAGCAACATCCGGCAGAGGAAGGGCCTGTCGGTAGGGATCGCCATTGGACGGCACTTTGTCGTAGTTCCAGTAAGTAAAATCTTGAAATACTCCAGTTAGCCGCAACTTTCGGTCGGAGGTATCGCTGATGGGCTTCTCTGTTTCTTGCAGAACTAATCCGCAGTATCCTTCGGGCACTTTCAACTTCTCTCCCATTAAAGGAAATCCGCGCAAGGCGTTCGTCAGGATTCCTGTGCCGAATTCGGTTGCTTCACGTGTGTAGTTGTTGAAGTAATTTTTTACATTCGCTTCCCCATCGCCGTCTATTTTGGCCGGCAAGTAGTGCACGTCTAAATTCTTACCCTTGGCAAAGTTCTTACCATTAAAATCTAGAGTAATTGACATTGTTACTTTTTGCGCAAAAtaaaaggtaaacaaaaactCCGCCAaaatgtgtttgtttgtttgcgcTTAAGAAGGATGGTTTGAGTAGCAGCTAAACTCATCGATTTACAACCGATAGCCAATAGTAGTTTAATTCGATAGtaacaatataacaaaaacaTACAATTATATTGTAAATCAAAGCTTGTAGATGGTAACGAGATCACTGTTTACCATCACTGAACAAGTTTTCATGctgttttaaatttagtaTCTGACTACATacgtattatatatatatatttgacaATATGCGATGTTTTCCAAGAATATTAGCACTAAAAAATCGATAGTATAAGAGAGTAATCGATTTTTCACTCAGCACTAGACTTTGTGCCACCACTAATAAAAATGGCGTTCGAAGTTGTAGTTAAATTTTTATGGGAATCCGTAAAACAATAGCGCGTGAGGCCGCGGCAGCATAATTCGCGCACTATCAAGCGTTCCGTGGACGAGCAACTGTGTGGGCGTGCGTTGTTCGCAGAGTTTTCGTCCGATTTTTAGTGAACTAGAACAATACAAGTGTGCCTCCTTTGATTATTATTGCAAATTTTAGTaccacacacactcgcgcACACATCGATAGCGAAGGAAATACTAGTGCGAGTAAATAGTGTGGCACCCATACTGGAGCAGCGActaaattaaagttaattaaacACACAGTGGTATTTCATTTAATGCAATTTGTGAAATAATAGAGTGGCAGAGGGAGAGAGACAGATCGAACCCCGCTCCCGCTCTCCCCTGCAGCATGCGTGAACTGcgtccgtgtgtgtgtgcgtgagagAGTGAGCGAGACATGTGCGTGTGaggtgcagcagcaacaacaacaacaccagcaaAACAATTTCGGGTGAGTTTTTCGTGAATATTTTGCCTACCTGAACGATTTCCTACCTACGCCCTCGCTTTTGGGTTGGGTTTTTGCACTTGGGGGGAAAATACACACATTATCTCTAACGAACTTACTAATAatacccatttccatttgttaTCTTTGGATTGCAGCCTATAAAAAAAGCAAATCGgtgttattatttatatacaaatatatctATGTGCGTGTGCCATGACACACAGCAACAAACGCAAAAACTACAACAATTGCAACCGTCAAGGCTAccgccacagcagcagcagcaacaataacaactgcAGTTACCTTCGGCAATGAAATTACCTCTCACCGCCCTCACCTGCTCCTCCTACACCTCCTTTGCTTCCTCTCCTCCACCTTCTACTTgcacttcttcttcttcgctCTCCGTTCGGCGCTttaacgacaacaacaactacaacaacatgCCCGCGACATATAAATAATCAATACACAAAGTAaatccatttatttttatacaaatcaaacaatatcaattaaaagtcgaaaattatgaataaattGGATTACCCACGTCGCAATGGTACACACAAA
The sequence above is drawn from the Drosophila melanogaster chromosome 2R genome and encodes:
- the icln gene encoding icln yields the protein MVLIMRVSPPEHGLLYTANNIKLKLGDKVVGEGTVYIAQNTLSWQPTELAEGISIEWKQVSLHGISSNPRKCIYFMLDHKVEWNGVYGDPPQQAVNGRNGGGSEAEVDEGNGSDEHDEDDNFEDAVDEQFGEVTECWLMPEDIHTVDTMYSAMTTCQALHPDSANSDSEDSDPMQDAGGLEDEAMEEDDALTLGRNGVQNLSLDDDEERFEDADE
- the CG30105 gene encoding uncharacterized protein, translating into MSITLDFNGKNFAKGKNLDVHYLPAKIDGDGEANVKNYFNNYTREATEFGTGILTNALRGFPLMGEKLKVPEGYCGLVLQETEKPISDTSDRKLRLTGVFQDFTYWNYDKVPSNGDPYRQALPLPDVAQALSQPISEEDLEKEIARNKENVKEST